Below is a window of Tolypothrix bouteillei VB521301 DNA.
TGGTTCACAGAAGTCCACTTGCTATATCGAGTTTCCCTTCAATAGTAGAGGCGGTCTTCTCCCCATGCTTTCCCTCGCAAGAGGCGGATTCTTCTTGCCCAGAAGTACCGTTTAGTTGCCACTCAGTACCGAGTATCTTCATTCCTTTTTGCAAAATGTTCAGAGCCGCATTGGTATCTCGGCATAGTTCAATTTTGCACTTAGGACAGGAATGCGTTCTGGTACTGAGAGATTTTTTCACTCTATGACCGCAATTAGAACAATCTTGTGATGTGTAGTTAGGTGACACCGCCACAACTGCTTTGTCCCAAATCTTGCCATAATAGTCTAGCCATTGAGTGAATTGATACCAACCAGCATCAGAAATGGACTTAGCCAATTGATGATTTTTTACCATATTGGCAATCTTTAAATCTTCATAGACAACCACATCGTTAGAGTGGACTACGCACCGAGCTTGCTTAATTGCCCAGTCTTGACGCTGCCTCTGAATTTTTAGATGGATTTTACCCAGTCTTTTCCTTTGTCTGTGATAGTTTTTTGATTGGGGTTTAGCACCCTTGACGAATTTCTTACTCAGACGGCGTTGGGCTTTCTTTAATCGCTTTTCTGACGAACGCAAGAATTGTGGATATATCACGGCATTATCGTGTTGATCTTTGGTGAAAAACTTTAACCCCAAATCTAACCCAACAACGTTACCCGTATATTTTCCTGTTTCCTTGCGGTCAGCATCAAAGCAAAACTGAGCATAATAACCGTCTGCTTTTCTAATTACTCGCACCCGATTAATCTTTAATCTGTGCAAGTCTTCTTGAGTTTCATTGTTGCAAAATATAGAAAAAGTTCCAGCCTCAAAGCCGTCAGTGAAGGTGATTGATTTACAATCACTTGATAACTTCCATCCCGAAACTTTGTACTCTACCGAGCGGCAATGTTTTTTGAATTTTGGATAGCCTTTCTTCCCCGAACCTTTTTTGCATCGTGAATAAAACGTAGAGATAGCAGCCCAAGCCCGTTCAGCACTAGCTTGTCTAGCAGCAGAGTTTAACTTCTTTGCGAAAGGAAACTCTGCTGCCAAATCTTTGCATAAGTTGTACAAAATAGCTTTACTAACTCCTTTATTGTCCATCCAAAACCGTACAGCTTTATTTCTAATAAACTGCGTTGTTCTGATAGCCTCATCAAGGGCTAAGTATTGCTCTTTGGTTCCGTTTTTTAGCTTGGCTTCTCTTACTATCATGTCCTGATTATAACATATTTTATCTGCTATATTGCTAGATAAAATAATGTAAAGCCGTCCTTGAAGGACGGGGCTTTAAACCCAGTTTTTTGGTAAACTACCCACACTGAACTTGCGTTATCTGTACCACAACGTACACAACGTTTCTACAAGCAGTGCTTTGAGTTCAACTTAACGATGATACTTGAAGATGGTGTAGTTGGGATGCGATCGCTTATATTTTGGCAAATATGCCATAAAATTTTGCTTGTAGATTGCAAACATAATTGCATTAGCTAACTTGCCATTCGGTTCGATCCCCATATGTAATATCAGAGCGTCCCACAATCTCCGCGTTTCTTCCTTGAATTTGCTATTTCTGTAGGAGCTGCGCCGCTAGAAGTTCTTCATGAGTATATAAAGAAACAAGAAAAGCCGTCCTAGAAGAAGGACGGGGTTTGTATCTCATTAATTTCGGTCAATTCCTTTTTACAGGAATGCGTTTCCACAAATCGGTAAGCTCAATGGTATCGAAGAATGCTATTACCTTGACAATACGCCCGTTTTTCATGGTCATATACCAGGAATAGGTGTTGGTATAGGGTTTCCCATCTTTGGCTGTAGCTGTTCCATCCCATAAGGCAATTACCATGTCGCCCTCGGCATAAATGCCTCGTACATTGGGTACTATTCTGGCGCTCAATCGCTCGTTAATTGGCGCTATAGCTTCCGACAAAAATTGCTGGCGGCTGGTGTAGGTTTTGGAAATTGGGCTTCTGCCTGTAATCGTCCATTCCACATCATCAGCTAGCAGATCGAAGAAACTACCAGTGTTATTTGCCCATTTTGCAAAACCTTCACGTACTATTTCTTTATTTTGGTTCTCATTAGATTGCACAATCTGACCAATCTCTGCAAGCTTTGGCTCGGCAAGAGCACTGGTTACAGGTGTGGCGGCAGCCATTATCAAACCGAAGCTAATTAATCCAAAGCTGGTTAGTAATTTACGGTGGGGGGCGGTGGTGTATTTTTTCATAAATCCTCTTTGTTATCGAATCGATACGTCAGGGAGCCCGATTTATTAGTATTTCCCATGCAATCAAAAACACTACCCGGATTTCTCACCATATCTGTCAAAACTTGTGCAAGGGTGCTGGGGTGAAGGGGTGCTCTTGAGAGTTCTTGTACAAGTTCTTTCTCCTCTGCTCCTGGGCTCCTGGGCTCCCCTCGTTCAAGTTTGTGAAAAATGCAGGACTAGAGATAAGGCTGAGTCTTCCACTCCTTATCTGTAATCAGTGGATTCAGCCAGAGCCCGCCATTGTGCCGTTTCTTGCTCGACGTAGGCGTTTTTTGCAGCAATTACCTGAAGGGTGTCTGTCCCTAGAGGCAACCGCAGAGGTGGGTTATCTGCGTTGACGAGCTCGAGGAGCGCCTGGGCGAGTTTGGTGGGATCTCCGGGTTGTTGATAGTTCAGTTCGGAGGCATGGTGACGGATTTTCCCAACAGTATCCGCGTAATCGGAAATTTCTATGGCAGTGCGCTGGAGCGAGCTGCCATCGAGGAAATTAGTCCGGAAGTATCCCGGTTCGACCACAGTAGCATGGATGCCTAGAGGAGCTAATTCATCGTGCAGAGCTTCGGTAATGCCTTCAACTGCAAACTTGGTTGAGCAATAGATGCCCCACCCAACAGAGGAGCGATAGCCACCAATCGATGATAGGTTAATAATGTGTCCTCTGCGACGCTGACGCATACCGGGCAACACGGCACGAGTCACATTTAACAGCCCGAAGACGTTCGTGCGGTATACCTTCTCTACCTCAGTAGCGCTGGTTTCTTCAATGCCTCCGAGCAAACCGAATCCTGCATTGTTGACTAAGACATCGATCTGCCCAAAGCGTTCGAGTCCTTCGGCAACTGCGGCTTTCACTTGAGCCTCGTCGGTAATATCGAGGCTGAGCGTCAACACATTTGGGTTCGACTCGAACTGATGCAAATCGGTTTTGTTGCGGGCGGTTGCAATTAATTGGTCACCATTTGCCAAAACCGCTAGTGCAATTTCGGCTCCAATTCCACGGGAAGCACCTGTAATGAACCATGTTCTCTGAGTCATCTGTAGATCTCCTTGCATTGAGTTAGTCACACAGCTAGATTCTTCAGCCGACATCAATTCGTTTGAGCGGCAGTTGCTTGAGCGTTCTTTAGGCTCCGTCCTCACTTCGATTTTGTCATCAAAGCGATTTGGATAGGCTTGTTATGCCCTGCTCTATTGCCTTATCCTTTCATTGTCTTTTAGTATAGGTTCATCATAGGTTTAAGCAAAAGGGTTTTAAATACATAAAAGACGCAAATTCTTGCCCGATCCTCTCAAGCAGTCAGATGGAACTCAAAAGAATCCTCTATAATAATCGCAGCAAAATGATGAAAGCGATCGCGAAACGGCTATGGCAATTGAACTCTTGAAACGCGAGACGGCGAAGAATGCTTGTCAAGAACTAGTGGAACTAGTGACTCGTTATACGGATGGCTTGGGGAACGGTATCCATTCAACTGCGATCGCTCAGTTGGAATTTATGCGAGAATCTGCTGCTCCTACAGCACTGTGTGCCGTTTATGAACCGACTCTGTGCATTATTCTTCAAGGCAAAAAAGAAACTTTGCTGGGCAAGGAAACCTATGAGTATGGTGCGGCTCAATATATCGTTGTCACAGTGGATTTGCCGCTCAGTGGATACATTGTCGAAGCGACACCAGACAAACCGTATCTAGGATTTAAGCTGAGCTTGGACGCAATTCAACTTTGGAATATTCTTGACCAAATCCAGCGCCGCCCAGATCAAAAAGAAACTTCGGTGAGAGGCTTGTTCGTTAGTGATGCTAATGCATCGTTGATTGATTGTGCCACCAGACTCACACGGCTTTTGGATACGCCCCAGGATATTCCATTCCTAGCACCGATGATTATTCGCGAAATCTATTACCGCCTTTTAATTGGCGAACAGGACGAAGCGGTTCGCCAGATTGCGACATCAGGTAGCAATATGCAGCGCATTGCAGAAGTCATTAAACGCCTCAAAGCTGATTTTACAAAATCATTGCGTGTTGAGGATTTGGCTCAGCAAGCGAGTATGTCTCCTGCATCATTCCATCGCCATTTCAAGGCAGTCACCTCAATGAGTCCATTGCAATATCAAAAACAGTTGAGATTATTGGAAGCACGTCGTCTGATGCTGAGTGAAAACGCTGATGCAACCCATGCGGCTTATCAGGTTGGGTACGAGAGTCCTTCACAGTTCAGTCGTGAATATTCTCGCTTATTTGGTGCCCCACCTATCAAGGATATTGAACGTTTACGAATCACCTGAATATTACAGTTCGCTACATATATTAGATGGGGCATAGTTGACGAACGTGTCACTAGGGGCAAAGTCTGGTCAGACGCCAAAAAGCGTAAGCGCTTGGAGAAATTGCTACTGGAGCTAGAACAATTATTAGAATAATGATTTGACGGGCCATCAAACTTTCTATCGCTGTTTGGTTGCCTGGAGCAATTTTCCCGCCAGATTAACCTAAACTTTAATTGGTACAGCCAAAAACAGCTCAAAACCATCAAGTCCTGGCATCATGATATCACTAAGGATGAGATCGGGGACTCGTTCAGTTGCTACTGCCAGAGCCGTTACCACATCTGGCGATCGACATAGACGGGTTTTGGTAGCGGCGGGCACGACCCCACCAGATAAACATGGGAATTCGGGAGCCTAAAATAATCCGAATTCCCGTTCTTAAGCTCTGCGGCCAGGTTTCGACTGAACCTAGCTTGCTGTTCGCCCAATCGTGCGATCGCATCAAAGCTCCCATTTCGCCACCGCCTGCAAACAGGGTTTCAGATAAGGGCTTAGGGGACTCAGAAGCGATCGTCATATCGGACTCTCCTCAATCGCGATGGAGTTTTTAGTAAATTCTACCAACAATCTTGTTTCAGGCGGATACTCTACACCGCACGAGGCTTTTTATTAAGTAAATAATAACCAAACGCACGCCACAAGCGATCGGGCATCAGTTTATAAAGCTGGAAAAATGGTCCTGGTTTGGCAAGATAGCGTAGTTTATCTGTACCATCTGTAGCAGCACGGTAAATTACTTTGGCTACTTCTTCTGGTTGCGCCCAAGAACGATTGTCTTTCAGTAGGGCTTCGTAATTTCCTTGCTGCGGTTCATAAGCAGGATGTTTGATAAACTCGAGCGAACGCGAGCTAAAATCAGTTTTGATCCCACCCGGCTCAATAATTTTGATGCGTATTCCATGGGGGGCAAGTTCAAACCGTGCTGCTTCGCTCATCCCTTCAACGCCAAATTTTGTGGCGTGATAGGCTGCTGTGTAGGGAAATCCTACTCGTCCGCCTATGGATGTCACATTAATAATAATGCCTTGTTTTTGCTGACGCATAATTGGTATTGCAGACTGCATGACACGTAAGACTCCATAGAGATTGGTTTGGATTTGCTTGTCAATCTCTGCCATACCTAGTGCCTCAATTGGACCAAATAATCCATATCCAGCATTATTAAGCACTACGTCTAACGCACCATATTTTTCTACTGCCGCATCAAAAGCTTGTTTGATTGAGACATCATTCGTTACATCGAGCTCGAGAAGCATAATTCTGGAATGGTTGAGGGTGGGATGTGCTTTTTGAGGAGAGCGCATCGTTGCCACGACTTGCCAGCCTTTCTCTGCAAAATAAATTGCTGTCGCACGACCTATTCCCGTGCTCGCACCGGTAATCAAGATAGTTTTAGGCATAGATTCCTCTTCTGGGCTTTGGTATGGCGTTGAACTGTACAATGCTCTATACTGAACTTTGTACACGCTTAAACTATTCAATACTAAATAGTTTAATATTAAACTAATAGGCAGTCAAGTCTCATGATCGATCCCTGGGAAGTGCTTCAAATGAATATCCGCTTCTACGAAGGCATTATGGGAGAAGCAGAAGAAGCGCTTGCTCAATTAAATCTTGATGTTAAGAGCTTTTTCCTTCTTGCCTCTGTGGAAGAATGCAAATATCCAGCAGAACTCGCACAACGGTGTCTGTTGCCAAAACCTACTGTTACGTTTTTAGTTAAGAAACTAGAGAAAAATTGCTATGTGGAGCGCAAATCTGTCAAAGGCGATTTGCGGAAATTTGAGTTGCTTCTGACACAGCAGGGTGTTGAGGTGCTTGATAAAGGTCGTGCGATCGTCACTGAGTCTTTCCTTGAGTATTTGAAAAAACTGACTCCAGAAGAATATGACACCTACGTTTCTATAATTAAAAAGATGCAAACCTAGCAAGAGATTCAAGGAAGAGACGAAGGAGACATCTCAGATGGGAATTGAAGCTTAAAGTTCATCCCACGCTACACTTCGGTTATTTATAAGATATAGATAACTTCGTGTCAAACGTGGGGCTTATGCTTGGATTAAGCTAAGTCTTATCGCTATGGAATTTGTGAAGAATTTCAATCAAACTTTCAATGCCTAGTTCAAATGCTTCCTCAACATTGCCGCCCAAACGGAATGCTCCAGCCAGTTCCATGTGGACAAATCCGTGCGTAAATGCAACGACAATTCGAGCAGCACTGAGCGACTGCTCTGGGTTCACCCACTGCTCGATTGTCTGTAGTAAAGGAGCCACAGCAGTTGCACTTACCTTAATATCCGGCTGCATCTCTGAGGAAAGACGAGAATAAAGTAATGGGTAGAGCGTTGAATGCTCATGTGCAAAAGCACGGTAAGCAATCATTATTGCTTGTAAATCATCTTTGAGATTCTGTCTTTGTACCGCATCTGCTAAGGCTTGCCCTAGCTCAACGAGCATCGCTTCTAGAACAGCCTTAACAAGCTGTGATTTATTTTCGACGTGCTTATATAATGATGGAGCGCGAATGCCTAAAGAAGCCGCTACCATCTGCATGGACAGGTTTTCTAGTCCTTGAGTTTCTAACAAGTGTTGAGCAGTACGGATAATTTCTGAATAAGATGTTTTGGCAGGAGCAGGACACATATTTAATCTTTGGCATAAGGTGAATTTGACTGTAGCGTCTGATGAGCAAAGTCAAGCAGATGGGGCAAAAGACGCTCTGGCTGTTCCCGATGTGGATAATGTCCAAGACCTTCAAGTAGGCGGACTTCATCTTGTGGCATCATTGATTTCAGCCAATCTGCTTCAGCTTGTGGATCGTCATAATCTGGATCGGCTGTACCCAGAAAATCGAGAACAGGAAGCTGAATGGTGGTGAGATGAGCCGGATTGCGCCCTGTAAATGCCATTGACTTGAAAGCATGAAAGCGGCCAGGTTCTTTTAGTTTAGCTTCCAGTCTAGCCACATAAGCATCAAGATCTTTGGGAGGTGTGCAGGGATACAGCGAACGGTAGTACCAGCCCCAGGCTGAGATTCCCCAAGGTTGCATGAGCATCACCTGGAAAATCAAAGGCATCACCATCCCTTTGAACCCTGTATATGGAACCCGGCGGATCGGACTCAATCCGACTAATCCTGCCACTCGTTCTGGGTGCTGTGCCGCAAAGTAGGCAGTGCTAGCACCGGAAATCGAGCAGCCAATTAATAAAGCTTTCTCAATTTTCTCAGCATCCAGCACTCGTTCGATATCACTTGCCAAAGCCGCAACATCATACTTATCCCACCCTACAGAAGAATCGCCGTGACCGCGCAAATCGGCAACAAT
It encodes the following:
- a CDS encoding RNA-guided endonuclease InsQ/TnpB family protein, which translates into the protein MIVREAKLKNGTKEQYLALDEAIRTTQFIRNKAVRFWMDNKGVSKAILYNLCKDLAAEFPFAKKLNSAARQASAERAWAAISTFYSRCKKGSGKKGYPKFKKHCRSVEYKVSGWKLSSDCKSITFTDGFEAGTFSIFCNNETQEDLHRLKINRVRVIRKADGYYAQFCFDADRKETGKYTGNVVGLDLGLKFFTKDQHDNAVIYPQFLRSSEKRLKKAQRRLSKKFVKGAKPQSKNYHRQRKRLGKIHLKIQRQRQDWAIKQARCVVHSNDVVVYEDLKIANMVKNHQLAKSISDAGWYQFTQWLDYYGKIWDKAVVAVSPNYTSQDCSNCGHRVKKSLSTRTHSCPKCKIELCRDTNAALNILQKGMKILGTEWQLNGTSGQEESASCEGKHGEKTASTIEGKLDIASGLL
- a CDS encoding nuclear transport factor 2 family protein translates to MKKYTTAPHRKLLTSFGLISFGLIMAAATPVTSALAEPKLAEIGQIVQSNENQNKEIVREGFAKWANNTGSFFDLLADDVEWTITGRSPISKTYTSRQQFLSEAIAPINERLSARIVPNVRGIYAEGDMVIALWDGTATAKDGKPYTNTYSWYMTMKNGRIVKVIAFFDTIELTDLWKRIPVKRN
- a CDS encoding oxidoreductase, which codes for MTQRTWFITGASRGIGAEIALAVLANGDQLIATARNKTDLHQFESNPNVLTLSLDITDEAQVKAAVAEGLERFGQIDVLVNNAGFGLLGGIEETSATEVEKVYRTNVFGLLNVTRAVLPGMRQRRRGHIINLSSIGGYRSSVGWGIYCSTKFAVEGITEALHDELAPLGIHATVVEPGYFRTNFLDGSSLQRTAIEISDYADTVGKIRHHASELNYQQPGDPTKLAQALLELVNADNPPLRLPLGTDTLQVIAAKNAYVEQETAQWRALAESTDYR
- a CDS encoding AraC family transcriptional regulator, with product MAIELLKRETAKNACQELVELVTRYTDGLGNGIHSTAIAQLEFMRESAAPTALCAVYEPTLCIILQGKKETLLGKETYEYGAAQYIVVTVDLPLSGYIVEATPDKPYLGFKLSLDAIQLWNILDQIQRRPDQKETSVRGLFVSDANASLIDCATRLTRLLDTPQDIPFLAPMIIREIYYRLLIGEQDEAVRQIATSGSNMQRIAEVIKRLKADFTKSLRVEDLAQQASMSPASFHRHFKAVTSMSPLQYQKQLRLLEARRLMLSENADATHAAYQVGYESPSQFSREYSRLFGAPPIKDIERLRIT
- a CDS encoding SDR family oxidoreductase, with the translated sequence MPKTILITGASTGIGRATAIYFAEKGWQVVATMRSPQKAHPTLNHSRIMLLELDVTNDVSIKQAFDAAVEKYGALDVVLNNAGYGLFGPIEALGMAEIDKQIQTNLYGVLRVMQSAIPIMRQQKQGIIINVTSIGGRVGFPYTAAYHATKFGVEGMSEAARFELAPHGIRIKIIEPGGIKTDFSSRSLEFIKHPAYEPQQGNYEALLKDNRSWAQPEEVAKVIYRAATDGTDKLRYLAKPGPFFQLYKLMPDRLWRAFGYYLLNKKPRAV
- a CDS encoding MarR family winged helix-turn-helix transcriptional regulator, encoding MIDPWEVLQMNIRFYEGIMGEAEEALAQLNLDVKSFFLLASVEECKYPAELAQRCLLPKPTVTFLVKKLEKNCYVERKSVKGDLRKFELLLTQQGVEVLDKGRAIVTESFLEYLKKLTPEEYDTYVSIIKKMQT
- a CDS encoding TetR/AcrR family transcriptional regulator, with the protein product MCPAPAKTSYSEIIRTAQHLLETQGLENLSMQMVAASLGIRAPSLYKHVENKSQLVKAVLEAMLVELGQALADAVQRQNLKDDLQAIMIAYRAFAHEHSTLYPLLYSRLSSEMQPDIKVSATAVAPLLQTIEQWVNPEQSLSAARIVVAFTHGFVHMELAGAFRLGGNVEEAFELGIESLIEILHKFHSDKT
- a CDS encoding alpha/beta fold hydrolase; this translates as MIANFQFKTTNVNGEQLAYEIGGSGSPIVCFPGMGDLRQEYDRLAPVLVEEGFRVIVADLRGHGDSSVGWDKYDVAALASDIERVLDAEKIEKALLIGCSISGASTAYFAAQHPERVAGLVGLSPIRRVPYTGFKGMVMPLIFQVMLMQPWGISAWGWYYRSLYPCTPPKDLDAYVARLEAKLKEPGRFHAFKSMAFTGRNPAHLTTIQLPVLDFLGTADPDYDDPQAEADWLKSMMPQDEVRLLEGLGHYPHREQPERLLPHLLDFAHQTLQSNSPYAKD